One genomic segment of Helicobacter enhydrae includes these proteins:
- a CDS encoding fumarate hydratase — protein MKVIHTHTITQEVAKLCIQACKNVTKDVSQAFGVAYQQESSMLGKEILSQLIKNHQIAQEKQIPICQDTGMCVVFVDLGQEVQIQGGSLTDAIQQGVAQGYTQGYLRKSIVSDPVFARKNTQDNTPAVIHYNIVEGDSLSITLAPKGFGSENKSALQMLTPAQGLGGIKQFFIQTLQNAGPNSCPPLLIGIGIGGTMEQCAILAKKAAVREIGSHNKTPEYAELENELVLMANALGIGPQGLGGDTTVFGVNIEWYPTHIAGLPVAININCNAVRHKSITL, from the coding sequence ATGAAAGTCATTCACACTCATACCATCACTCAAGAAGTAGCAAAGCTCTGCATCCAAGCTTGTAAAAATGTCACAAAAGATGTGAGCCAAGCATTTGGTGTCGCTTATCAACAAGAAAGCTCAATGCTAGGAAAAGAGATTCTCTCACAACTCATCAAAAACCACCAAATCGCCCAAGAGAAACAAATCCCAATCTGTCAAGATACGGGAATGTGCGTTGTTTTTGTAGATCTGGGACAAGAAGTGCAAATCCAAGGCGGATCGCTCACAGATGCGATTCAGCAAGGCGTTGCACAGGGATACACTCAAGGTTATCTACGCAAATCCATCGTAAGCGATCCTGTGTTTGCACGCAAAAACACCCAAGACAACACTCCTGCGGTGATTCATTACAATATCGTGGAGGGAGATTCTTTGAGCATCACGCTTGCCCCCAAAGGCTTTGGGAGTGAAAACAAAAGTGCATTGCAAATGCTCACTCCTGCACAAGGTTTGGGTGGAATCAAGCAGTTTTTTATCCAAACCCTACAAAATGCAGGACCCAACTCTTGCCCTCCGTTGCTGATTGGCATTGGGATTGGTGGGACAATGGAACAATGTGCAATCCTAGCCAAAAAGGCAGCAGTGCGAGAAATCGGATCGCACAACAAAACCCCAGAATATGCAGAGCTTGAAAATGAACTTGTGTTGATGGCAAATGCACTAGGTATCGGTCCTCAAGGTTTGGGAGGAGACACCACGGTTTTTGGCGTCAATATCGAATGGTATCCCACCCACATCGCTGGATTGCCCGTGGCAATCAACATCAACTGCAATGCCGTGCGACACAAAAGTATCACACTCTAA
- a CDS encoding phosphoribosyltransferase, protein MKYYSYQDFLQHAKELHQQIDTNIGCPDAIIAVARGGLTLAHFLSLRWDLREVYMLNAISYNQDKQGELVVKNLPTIPADIQKVLIVDEIVDSGKSLQKIVEILKNNHPKVEFYTATIFQKTSAIIQADFSIQEPTDWIDFFWERDMF, encoded by the coding sequence ATGAAATATTACAGCTATCAAGATTTTTTACAACACGCCAAAGAACTGCACCAACAAATTGACACAAACATTGGGTGCCCTGATGCCATTATTGCCGTTGCTAGGGGGGGCTTAACTCTTGCACATTTTCTTTCTTTGCGTTGGGATTTACGCGAAGTCTATATGCTCAATGCAATATCCTACAATCAAGACAAGCAAGGGGAGTTGGTTGTCAAAAACCTTCCTACAATCCCTGCAGATATACAAAAAGTTTTGATTGTTGATGAAATTGTAGATAGTGGTAAAAGTCTTCAAAAAATTGTAGAGATTTTGAAAAACAATCATCCCAAAGTTGAGTTTTATACAGCTACAATCTTTCAAAAAACAAGTGCAATCATTCAAGCGGATTTTTCAATCCAAGAGCCAACAGATTGGATTGATTTCTTTTGGGAACGCGATATGTTTTAG